GGAGTAGCTAAAGTAATGCCACATAACTTTAGGGATAGCAACTAAATCTCATGTGCCCTTTCTTGTTTATTTAAGGCTTTACGGTTGCTTCGTTGCACATAAATGCACAGTTGTGAAATTGTTATAGTACTTGTGCAAAAGAAATCCAAAAGCTAGTGCTAATTTGAGCGCTTGATGGTGATTACAAGTGAACAATATTCTATTATTCTTGGTCTAATGTTATCAGGAACCTGCCTATGTGGGTTATTATTTTGGAGGTACTGGGTCGATCGTTTGGAAGTTGCCCTGACCTAAAAAAATTCAAGGGCAGGAGTCAAATTGTATTATTCAagcaatttattattaaattgcAAAGATTTGCCTGTCAATTTATTGTTTAATAATTCAAGAAGTTagctttcttatgttatttgaTAATTAATATAACCTTTCCATTTCAGCAATGTTAACTGTAGAGGATGATGAATTCTGGAAAGGGGTTTCACCCCTAGAGTTTGGATCTTTGCCTGCACTTCAAGATGCTGTGACTGTTGTTGGTTACCCAATTGGAGGAGACACGATCTCAGTCACAAGTGGTGTTGTATCTAGAATAGAGATACTTTCATATGTTCATGGTTCAACGGAGCTTCTAGGATTGCAGGTTTTTCTCTTAAGATCTTTGCATGCTTTTGATTGTCTATATTTTGCATATTGTAGACATAGTTTTTACTTCTCTTTggaattatttctaataatctCTTAACCTGGGAGCATACTTAAGTTTTCACTGTTTCATGGAACAGATAGATGCAGCTATAAATTCAGGAAACTCTGGGGGCCCTGCTTTTAATGATAAGGGCAAGTGTGTGGGCATAGCTTTTCAATCTCTTAAACACGAAGATGTAGAAAACATAGGCTACGTCATACCCACCCCAGTGATTAATCACTTCATTCAAGACTACGAAAAATCTGGGGAGTACACAGGTAAATCTTTATATTCTTAGCGTATGAAATTTAGTTCTTTGGGAGTTAAACTTAAGGGGGCACATGTGATGGCACATGAATGGAAAATGGATGCTCGTTGCACAGAAACATGCTTATTTAGATGCATGTGCAGATGTTTTATGTTACTTTTAATGTGAACAAGTTATCCACATGTTACCGTGTAACATAAATTGTATTTAAGGGGAAATTGGCGTATTTGGATGTTTTTATCCGTTCTATCAGCTTCCATGGCATTATTGTTTCAAGACTTAAGCACTTATACTTTGCATAGATGAGGGGGATGATTCTTGACATGTGCGTGCATTTGGAATCTCTATGAACTTTGAAATCACCACTCTTCAACATATGTACACAAATCTCTTGAGATGTGGTACTTATAATTTGAGCTTTATCACTAGATTAACACTGTCCGTTCATCTAGCTGTGTATTTTGTGCAAGTAAACATATTAGCAATCACAAGAGTTAATTATTGTTCTTGCTCTGGCATTATCAACACCTCAACAGGTATTGTTCTTGAGATCTTACAATTCAGGCTAATCCATCATATTAGAATGTATTTCAATAACCCACCATACCTTCATTGACTGCATGCATAGATTGTGTGTTTTAGTTTGATACAGCTACAATAGTGCAAAACTTCAGTTAAAACTGGTTTGAATAGTTTAGTTATGCATATTTATGGTTGCTTGTCATTGATCTTCTGATGCACATAGGgcgttttttcttaaaaaaaatgttttgtggTAATCCTTTTTCCATTATTAACTTCACATCTATGATATTCTGATTTTCCATGCTATTTGCTTGTTATTTCCTTTATTCTTTTGCAGGTTTTCCTATACTTGGAATAGAATGGCAGAAAATGGAAAATCCTGATCTCCGAAAGGCAATGGGAATGAAATCTGACCAAAAGGGTGTTCGTGTCAGAAGGGTTGAGCCAACCGCTCCTGAATCTGGATGCCTGCAACCTTCTGATATAATTCTAAGCTTTGATGGCATTGACATTGCCAATGACGGTACAGGTTAGTCAGAGCTTTACACAACTAGCGATTATTTCTACTGCTTTTGTTTTAGAACTTGTTTGCCTTGGCCAGTTATTCTTGTATCTATTTGGGAGCATGCATTCTAGGACACTCTGTTTCATGCAAGAGAGATTCCATTGTCTCAGGTTCAACTTCTAGTCCCCACTCCCTGTGCCATTTCTAGATTATTTGGTTCTGGAAGGATTCGTTCTAAGCGGGGTTATTGAATGGAGATCTCCACTGACCATAAATGACATCATTCAACGTGCACGTATTGTCTAGCACAAAGCATTGGGATTTTTCTTCTTTAAAAGTCTGCTGCATGTCTTAGTTCTTGTCATCTGTTATTACTAGTTCTCCAAATGGTTTGTCTCCAATGTAGCCTACGAAGTATGACTTAAGGAGGAGAGTATTGGCTTACATTTTGTTTATCTTGGTTATCCAGTTCCTTTCAGACATGGGGAGCGTATTGGCTTCAGCTACCTCATTTCGCAGAAGTACACTGGCGAGAAGGCCCATGTCAAAATTCTGCGGAATTCGAAAGTTCTTGAATTTAACATTAAGCTGGCAACTCACAAAAGACTCATTCCAGCTCATATAAAGGGCAGGCCACCATCATATTACATTGTTGCAGGCTTCGTTTTTATGGTTGTTTCTGTTCCATATCTCCGATCTGAGGTATGCTGTCATCTCCCTTGTCCAGCTTTATGTGTGAAATAATAATCAAGATATTACATCCTTGTTCAGTTGTCAATTTTTCATTCTACTACTGTACGATGTTCAGTACAATTTTGTTGCATTTTTGGAAAGCTTGATCTTAATTGTAATTTTCATCTTTAACTtatctctttattttttaaattgaatatatatatataccgcgTGCTTAGTCTTGTATATGTATTTTGTTAACAGACTTTCACAAACCTTATATATTATCGTCAACTTATTTTATTGTAGTGATTTAGTATTTCTGTTTGTGCTCTGGTGTGTGTGAAAACATGGATAATTTTTAGTCATGTTCACAAATATCAATGACTATATGTTTCACGCGTCATTTTCACCAACCTTGTAGAAGGAAGCGATATTGCCACCTGAATGACATCTTTCAAATGTCTGTTCTATGTTGGACTACTAGTTGCTTATCCGATTTTGGTTGAAAATGTTGACATGAACCTGTCATTTCTGGACTTTCAACATTTAACACATGTAGCTAGAGTGTACGATCAATAATCTGTGTCACAATATATTGGTCGGTGGCAGACAGTCCATTTTCCCCAGAAGATTCCTTTATTAGCATAGTTTATTTTTGTGGAGCAGTTCTCTGCAAtttactcatttttttttcaagaaccACTCATGTAGGTTCTCATCATCCATGACTGCTAGCACAAcacatttgtttttcttttcatgtccAAATTGCTGCAAAAAGTTGTAAGTTCGAACTTTTTGATAATACAGAACTAACTACAATCTTATTTCATCAGTATGGAAAAGACTATGAGTATGATGCCCCTGTCAAGTTGTTGGACAAGCACTTACATGCAATGGCTCAATCACCTGACGAGCAGCTTGTGGTGGTGTCACAGGTCTCAAGTTCTTTCTGTACTAACCTATGTTTTTATGTTATAAATGAGATGGCTAACCTTTCTTGCTTTTATTTAGAGCTTGGTATTTATTATTTCATCATATgacaattttttgaaaaaaaatgatgaatttTCAGGTTCTTGTAGCAGATATCAACATTGGTTATGAAGAAATTGTCAATATTCAGGTAACAATGATCACTACTGAAAGTATTTTTATGGTTTGAGATTTATTTTcacaagttatcatatatatactccataccAGAAAAGGGTGTTCTTCAACTGACCGTATCAATTGCACTACACCGGTTCATATTTTGAATGATGCTGATCAGAATTGGTTGTCTCCAACTGCTGTTATATATATTAGCTAAGTTAACAGCCATAAGCAGTATTCTGTTTGAAATTGGTGGAAATAAATCTCAGGAGGGAACTAACAACATTGGTAGTTAGTTACCAAGTGTAATGGACATTTTATTGTTCTGATTGCTATATTTGACTATCTAAGAGTAGTAGAAGACCAAAATTTTCTGAACAAAATTGCCTTTGATGTGTTAAATTAATTGTGTTTTACTGTTTTTATTCTCTATAGGTTCTTTCTTTCAATGGCAAACCAGTAAAAAATTTAAAGCACTTGGCAACCATGGTGGAAGATTGTAACGAGGAATACTTAAAATTTGATATGGACTACGATCAGGTATCAGATGTGGATTATTAGCGCCCTTTCTCTCTTCCATTGTTCATAGTGAAATTATCATCCTCTTTTGTTCAATGCTACTTCCTGTGAGCACTTTCCAATTGACTGGTATCATCTGGCAGCTGGTTGTTCTTGAGGCAAAAACGGCAAAGGCTGCTACTCAGGATATTCTGACAACGCATTGTATACCTTCCGCAATGTCAGAAGATTTGAGGACTTGATGAAAGCAAGATGCTTGCTGAGATTGTCATGTGATCCTACATGGCACATTTTTGCCTCAACTGATTAACAGTGTCCACTAGACGAGAAGCCTCACTTTGGGATTTTGAGTGTCAAATGAATTCTGGATGCAGATCAGACTGGAGTCTGGTGGCACCAAAGAAAGCCAAGGATAGCAGGTTCACATCACAAGTTGGATTAATTAGGTTGAATGATAGCAAGGAGCCCTTGAGATATTGGGGAATATTACAAAAGTTTTGCTCccatttgaatatttgattaATTGAGGCAATATCAGAAAACTTACCCTGAATGTCGTCCCTGCATGTTCTCTTCTTACTGCCAAGTTTGATCTGGTCTCCTGTAGACGTATGTAATCTTTTGCAACAAGAGGCTATGCTTTTCTGTGCATTTTACCTGCTTTCAGGAGTACTTGTTAAAGTGCTTTTTGGCGgccaaaacatatatttttaagtGTCTTTTGTACCAGAATTTGGTTTGTTTTCATGTCCTGACTTTTGTGATCTTGCCAATTCTTTGAACCAAAGTAGTTGTCATGTCAAATTTGTACGTAAAAGAGACTGGCTTGCCGCCGAAGGGAAGGTGATTTGGAGTTTGGACGTCTTTCTTGCCTGAACTTTTTCCTCACTTGCCGTATCCCTTCCTTTTGAAGCAAAATCGACAATGCCTTTTCGTCTTTCTGACACTGTTTTGGCATGATTCTGGCAGGTCGTTTGTGCGATTCATATCCCTTTCGTTCCAGTAGCATTGATCCAAATTGTACTAGTGTTGACAGGTAGTGAATTGCTTGATCTCTACGTAGTCTTGTGCATGGTCGTATGATTGGTATTGGACACTCCCTTTCGATCTGGCACGATGTGATAGTACCCATGATACACATGAATTATTACTTCCGGAAAGCACATTTCTAGATCTGCTTGAGAGTATTTCTGCCCAATTATACCTTGAGTACTTGCCATGCATTGGATATCCAGGAGCTGATGAACATAGCTCTCAAGTTATTTTGATAGAATGAGCctgctatttttttattattactaCTATGGACACTGAATTATCGCGTACATACTTTTTAAGATACTAAACGGTTCAATTATCGTAATTTTGACGACAATCTTAGAAAACCTTTTAAATCAACTTATCAACATACTATCACTGttctaaaaagttaaaagttattatattatgggatagagttTTAAAATGTATCTACTTTTATTTTTGGACTGTTTAGACACATAgttaaaatttattatattatgggatggaacAGTAGTAATAAAATTCAGTCGGTTATCTTCTCACAAACTACTCGTTTCATCCATCGGCACTTTCATTTGGTTCTGGTGTATTTCATTAATTTGCAGGTGCTATCTCTGTTTGATTTTTACACGTTCATTTTTGTAAGATGCATATGAATTCTGCTATTCTGCATGTACGTGGCACGGGCGCGCACATTTTTAGTACTGTGCGAGTGCAGCGCCTGCCATCTCACAATTTACTCGGGACATCTCCTGCAGGTCGGGTGAGCAGCGCTGACGCGCAGCGACCCCACGTCCCATCTCATGCCATGGAAGCATGGGTACTTATGGCTGGTTCAAATAacacggacgatcaaagttagacACGGGTACTCATAAATGGTTCAAATAACACGGACGATTAAAATTAGACACGGAAACTTATAACTACGTTTAAAATGTGATAGAGAGAGTAGGGAATCAAGATAttatgaataaaaaaaagaatgaagtTAGTGCCAACAGATTAGATTTGTTATGGTGGAACTAGCCCACTCGGATTAAATCCTATACTTGATATGAGTCAATAAGTGCTCATATTTACAAcaaattattctttcagtggtataTGATGTACCGGCGATGGCGAGTCTTCCGAGGGCGTATGGGACGACACATGCGTGTGTGCTTATAGATGTAAGTGTACGCGTGTTTTTTGCGTATACTTTTGAACCATATTTCTTTGAGAAAAGAATAATTACATTGAAATTGGGTTGGTTTTGTATTAATACGCGTGGAAtgggtgaaaaataaattttgcgGGTGCAGTCGTAGACACGAACGACAAGCAGTTAGCCGCCACCGCCAAGGCGCGAACCTCGCGCCTCGATCGGCGCCACCACCTGTTAGACGttcatcgccgcgcgccgcacgGTGTCGATCTGGGAGCGACTGCGACTGTGTGCGCATGTGTGTGCGCCTCGCTCACGGGCATCACGAGCAATAGCAAAAGCTTCTCTGGCTGCATCACCTGCAGTCGGATGCACGCATGCACGCCGCTGCCGTACGTGACACCGGCTGCTGCAGTGCGGAGTTAATAAGGCGCTGGCCCATGCCATACCGCTAAATGAGCAGTACTGCAACTGCACATACAACGCTGCAGACGACCTGCATCCGtgccaaatactccctccgatttCACAATATATAATGTTATTTAACTTTTTCCAGTACGTTTTACCATTCTCTTGTTAAATaaaatgtaattatcattttttattcgatttatcgtcaaatgttttaaagcatgacttaattttttttatatttgcacaaaaattgaATGGTCGAATATAAATTTCGGGTATTCCGAGGAATACCTAGGAACCCATGTGTTCGCCAGAATCCTCATATTTGATTCTAATCCCTTTAGGGGAGATATCCTCTCGTGTACccttttcctccaaaattcaaTGTAAATAGTcatgaaaaattctggaaagAAAATTAATAGTGTAGAGAACGGTGGCATCTGTCATTCCACTTAAAACCAAGTTCACATTTGATCTACACATcggaaaaaaagacaaatccaaGTGTGAACAACACCACTACTATTTATACGCTAAATTTATCTTTTATATATCTCaatgtgtgagttgagtttggataTAAGATTTTGTGTAGTTATATATATGTAGTATGAGTGCtgtcacttttttttaaaaaaaatgtttggatgATTTTTAAACAAACGATTAATAGTTTCCCTACAATTCTAACCTATTTTTCATAGGTGGCTTTTGAAATGCTATCAGCATAGGGTGTGTGCAGTAGTAGGTGTTAGGCATTTTTCTCAAGCACGAAAAATGAAATGACTCATTACCACATAATCAATTACttaaaaatatagattaatatgtttttcaaaacaacatttctatatattttttttgtgaagaATCATACCGTTTAATGGTTTGTAAAGTGTACACGTGGAAAAAAGATAGTAAAAGTTGGGAAAACACACCCTAAGAAATATTACGATAGAGTTGGCATGATATGGTCTAGCTAGTAAAGTGTCTTTAGTTAACCTTATTTTAGCATGTGTAATCACAGCATATAAAAGACGTTCAAACACACAAGATTTGCATAATCAACCATCATAGCCTCTTTTGTGGATCTCAATGATTAAAGAGCTGTAAATCTGCAAAGAGGAGCACCTGGCCAGAAGATCAAATTAGGATCGACTTTTGGGCCATCAGCCTTGCATGCACGCATGTCCAAAGAAGGAAGACAAAAGCGTGCCTGGAAGAATCAACAAAAATACTGGAGAATCAAAGAGCCCACATGCTGGTTTCATTAATTTGAGGAGTTATTTGCTTGGTAATCCTCTGCAATTTGTTGTGATATATCTACAGTCAATGTATTACAACTTTACAAGGATAATATACTGCTCATCAACTCCTTCAGCTAGGGGCAGATCTAAAATGGAATTACAGGAGAGACTTATCTTCTTCTTTCACAAGCTCTCCTATCCTTCtttccctcttcttcccctttccTCTTTTCTTCTATCAATGGtgttccccttctctctctcgttctaTCAATGGTGATCTAGAAGGATAAGGGGACTCGGGTCCCCCCAGCACCCGTACTAGATCCGCCCATATCTACAGCATGATGCCATGATGCTATTGTGggtagaaatatatatatatttgttgttagcgacttaaaagctaATACTAAAAATAAACTGTGAtaaaaaagatttaaaaatcAACTCTGAAATTAAGATTTAAAATTCAGATTTTAGTTACAGCTAATAAGCCGCAGAGCAAACGAGGGAATCGACCCTGAATCTTTACAATCTTATAAAACATTCATTTCGCCATCGTATAAGCACACTAACGAAAATAATTTAACTCCATTTTTCTTGGATGATGGGCGAGTTTAGCGTCAAGAATCTGCTTTATTGAAAACGAAGAGATGCTAATCAGTAGTCATGGTGCGTATATACTTTTCAGCAGCAAACTTCCAAGCAAAAGACggcaaaaagagagagagagaggagaaaaagacGTAAAGCACAAATTGTGAAGAAAATCCAGCTTAACTACAGCTTGCGTTTGTTTCTTGCAACATCTTACTACTTGTGTGCTTGCTAAGCAAGCCACTACGCCATAGGATGGAGATCGAAAAGAGAAGACACTGACCTACTGACTACTTGCACTCAGATCGTCGGCGTCTGAATTCTTCTGTTCACTTCAGAATTGGCATGCAATCTGTCATTTTGTAACTTTGCACCAAATTGTGCTAATCCTTGGCAGAACAGCTATGATGTCAACCCTTCTTGCCTTAATCTACACTCTCATTATATTTAAATCGAATAAATTATAATGGTCCATGTGGTCTATATATTTTCagttttaaaatatacttcATTGTCGTAAAATACTTCTTTGTTTTCTCGGGATAGGTGAGGTGTAAGTCCGAAGTTCCAAATATAATAGAGACAAGGGATAGTATGGGTAATATGAATAGTTTATAGTAACAAAAGTCATCTTTCAAAAggactaggttgctatattcaaGTCAAAttctaaactctaaaaattagTATATCTAGAGATGGAAGGAGTATTTCTAAAGACTGAATACTATAGCATCATATAATGGCTGAAAGCACTAGACAACCAGAAACCAACTTATCAACTACAGGATCATCAGACACCATCAGGGTATCAACAAATGCACAATCAACAACAAACAGTTCTTGCAATTCTACTAGCAGCCTACCAGCATAACTAGTGGAGCAGTAGACCCCATTTTCAGAAGATGAACAGTAGATGATCCAGATCCCCCCATAGCGAGAAAGAACACGGCGTCAGGACGCCAAAGATAAAAGATGGATGGATGGCCTCTCTAGCTAATCAGTATAGACAGTAGTGAGAACAGTTCAGAGAGGAAGCATGTGACACTTCCCtctgtccctctctctctctctagcctCCAACCATCGCTTCACCAAGAagccatcacctcctcctctctatcaagttctctcccctctcttgctgtctctgcttgctgctgctgctgctcgattcggccggcggccatggcgtccaGCGCGTCGCGGTTCATCAAGTGCGTCACGGTCGGGGACGGCGCCGTCGGCAAGACCTGCATGCTCATCTGCTACACCAGCAACAAGTTCCCCACTGTAATGCAAAATGCAAACCTTTTTGCTCCATCCTATCTGTTTTCTGTTCATTCCTTTCGGAAAAGATTCGGGGTTTTTCTTGATTTCGTCGAAATTTCGGGATTCTTCATTTGCCTGCTCCAGCTGTAACTTCTTCTAGATTTTCCTTTCTTGTTCTTGATTTCTTGGGGACTCTGGTATAGTGGTATGCTTGTATGGAAACAAGAGGTGGTATCATTGTTGAGTTACAGAAAAACTCTGTTCTTGTGTGTGTTTTCTTCCTGAATCACAGttaatatttcaattcaaatttgttgcatgtttataacttctttttgtttttgtttggccTTCTGCAGG
The Oryza sativa Japonica Group chromosome 6, ASM3414082v1 DNA segment above includes these coding regions:
- the LOC4340589 gene encoding protease Do-like 9 is translated as MDNHELASTSSPKRKPGRRPGRKPKPPPAPSPAAAPAPAAENGTHDPASGQKRKRGRKPKPPAAAAAAASSDGHHHPSSPLAAAVSASDSPDPASSPAPRGRGRKSRRGRPEPPSDAGAAPHAPPSPPRRGAKKGAAANAKKAAAEVPVVEPLRWEQVAKVMPSMDAVVKVFCVHTEPNFSLPWQRKRQYSSSSSGFIIGGHRVLTNAHSVEHYTQVKLKKRGSDTKYLATVLAIGTECDIAMLTVEDDEFWKGVSPLEFGSLPALQDAVTVVGYPIGGDTISVTSGVVSRIEILSYVHGSTELLGLQIDAAINSGNSGGPAFNDKGKCVGIAFQSLKHEDVENIGYVIPTPVINHFIQDYEKSGEYTGFPILGIEWQKMENPDLRKAMGMKSDQKGVRVRRVEPTAPESGCLQPSDIILSFDGIDIANDGTVPFRHGERIGFSYLISQKYTGEKAHVKILRNSKVLEFNIKLATHKRLIPAHIKGRPPSYYIVAGFVFMVVSVPYLRSEYGKDYEYDAPVKLLDKHLHAMAQSPDEQLVVVSQVLVADINIGYEEIVNIQVLSFNGKPVKNLKHLATMVEDCNEEYLKFDMDYDQLVVLEAKTAKAATQDILTTHCIPSAMSEDLRT